The Rhodothermales bacterium genome segment CCGACGACAGCCAGTCGTCGGGCTCGATCGTGCGTGACGTGTAGGAAAACGAGTTGCAGCCGGCGAGCGTTAGCGCCAGAAGCACAATCGACAGGAGCGAAGCCGCGGGGGTGCTAGAAGTCATAACCAAAGAAGAATTGCCGGAACATCCGGTCGGAGGGCACCCAATCGCGGTAGGAATAACCGAGATCATAGCGCAGCACGATGCCTCCAAAGAGGTTCATCCGCAGACCAACACCAAGCGCGCCCAGCGTCTGCCCGGTTCGGATATTCGGCTGCGCGTCGTTGTAGCCGTCGTTCCAGGCGTGCGCGGCGTCGAAGAATAGCGCGCCCCGCAGGTTGGCCACTCCGAATGGCGCGAGCACCGGGATATAGATGGTCGGGTTGTTCAGTATCGGAAAGCGGAGTTCGTTGGAGACGAACCACATTTTTTTGCCGCGAACGCTGAACAGACGCTGGCCGCGCAGGTCCCAGCTCCCGCCCAGGATAAAGAGCCGCGCCTCGCGCCCCTCGTTGAGCCGGCCGACCACGCGCGACGCAAACGTGAGCTGGCGCGTTAGGCGGAGATAATACCGGATATCGGCCATCAGGCTGAAATAATTGACGTTGGAATACCGTACGTCCGACGTGTAGCCGGCCGTCAGGTTGGCGCGCCAGCCCTGCATGGGCCCATTCATACCGTAGAGCGTGTTGTCGTGCACGAGGGAGATCGTATTCGACAGCAAAATGGCTTCTCGATTGATCTGCTCGACCGGGATCTCGCGGTGATTCCAGTTCAGTGACGTACTCAGCTCGACGCGCTGGAACATGGAGATCGGGTAGCTGACAGCGCCCATGCCGCCATAAATCGTCTCAAAGACAAACGGAAAGCTCGTCGGGGCGTCGGGGTCCGTAATGTCGTAGCGTTCGCCGCCGTACCGATACAGACCGTAGGAATAATTGGTCCTCCGGTGGGTCTGCACTCGGGTGACAGCCACGTTCATGCTCTGGAGGAAGTCCTGCCGGGAGCGGCCCAGGTTGAAGAGCGTGAGGAACCACCGGTCGTTGCTCATCAGGTCCGACACGGCGACGAGAGCACCGCCGTAGGTGCCGAGCACCTGATTCTGGCTGACCATGCCCTGCGCGACATCGAGCGAATACTTGCGCTTATAGGGGTTCAGCGTCACCTCGCTCTCGGCGTCGATGCGATCGAAAGCCCAGTGTTCACCGGTCAGGGTGATCGGGTGTTCGATTTCGGTGCTCGGATGTAGCAACAGTGAATCGGCGCCGGCGAGCGTCCGGATCGTAAAGCTCATCTGCTCGAAGCTGGTGAAGACGATCCGGCCGTCGCGCGTCCAGACAGGATCGTACGCTGCCGTGGTAATGTCGGTGAGACGGCTGGCGGTTCGCGTCAGGGTGGGCGCCGTCAGCAGGTTCTCGATGGGCGTGCGCGAGGCCGAGGCGACGGCTGGCGGCACGCCAATCTCCTGTGTCATGTCGATCGCCCAGATATTCTGCGGCCCGAACCGCCCGACACTGTCTCGTCGGGCGCTGGTATACAGCAGGAATCGCCCATCCGGAGTCCACTGCGGTGAGAAATCGTGCTGGGTGCCGAAGGTGACGTAGCGGATCGAGCCGTCGTCCAATCCGTAGGTGAACAGATTGTAGGCGCCCTCATCGCCGGATGACGTGCGGTCGGACGAGAAGGCGATATGCCGACCGTCCGGGCTCCAGGATGGATCGCGTTCGTCGTAACTGTCGTTGGTAAGCTTGGTCAGCGTCTCTGTGCGGGTGTCGAAGCGATACAGATCGTTAAATCCGCTCCGGTCGATCGAGGTAAAGGCCAGCTGTTCACCTTCTGGATCCCAGGAGGGCGAGTATACCGCGATCAAGTCGTCGAACTGATACGACGCCGCCAATCGATCGGCGACGAGATCGTATACATGCAGGCTATTGCTGCCCCCGCTTTTGGTGACAAAGGCCAGCTTACCATCGGCCGAGATGCTCGTCCGGCTTTCGAAAAAGTGGAAGGCCTCAAAGCGATGATCGCGTTCTCCCTTGATCAGCACCCGCTCTTTGCCCGTCGGCCGGAAGAGGGAGTCCAGCTTCACCTCATAGAGGTTGGTGTATCCGGTCCGGTTTGCGATGTAATACACTTTCCGGGTGCCGTCGGCGAACTCGTAGAACGCCGGCTTCGAACTGAACCCCGGCCGCGATAACGGCTTCGACATGAGCGAAGGCGGCGCGGTCGTGGCCAGTTCCGGGTAATATTGCTCCTTCATCCACGCGACCCACCGGTCGGAGATGCGGGTGAAGTCCTCGTGTAGCGTCAACTCAAGCACTTTTCGGAAATCCGTCTCCTTCCAGAAGTTGTCGATCAGCCGGAGAATCTTTTCCTCGCCGTACGTCTGCGAGATAAATCGAAAAACGGCCTCGCCCTCCTTATACATGAGGTACGTGCCGCTGATGCGGTGCATGCTTTCGAGGGGCACCAGGTAGTTCGAGAAGATAGCGTCTCGCATCACCATCTCGTGCTGATAATCCGGTTCGCCGGACCAATACTCGGCCAGCCCTTCCGTAAACCAGAGCGGCGGTAGTCGGTTGGCCGGGATGCGGTATTCCTTCAGCACCCGGAGCACTTTCACGAACGTAAACACATGGACGAGTTCGTGGCGGATCACCCGGCGGAATTTGTGGATATCGCCGTTGGCCGGGATGACGACGCGCCCTTTCAAAAACTCAAAAAACCCGCCGACGCCGTCCGGAATAAAACCGGACGTGGTGTTCGTTTGCTTAAAGTGGAGGTTGGACGAGTAGAAGATGAGCGGCACACGGTGGTTGAGCGTGTAGTTAAACCGATTCTCCAACTCGGCATACACGGTTTCAGCGAACTGCGCCCCATACTCCGCCAGCTCCTGCATCTCGGGGTAATAGAGCACATCGAAGTGCTCGGTCTTCATCACCTGCCAGTCGAAATTCTCGTACTGGATCTTGTTGCGGCCGAAGTGATACTGCGCCTGTGCCGGCTGGATGACGCACAATAGCCCGAGAAGTAGCGTAACAACGCCCTGTCGAAATGTCGCCATGATACACGGATCCTGTAGATGTATGAGCCACATACCGCACGCGAACCGGCGCCAGGGCTTTCGGCCTGCGGCGGGCTTCATCATTTCTTGTTTTCTGGCAACGATGCAGAGGCAATTCTCGTTCCCCCGTTGTGCGGCCAGCCCACCAGAGATACTACGCGCGAAGGGTAGCAAACACCTACCGTCCCGATCAGGTGAACCCGCCGGCCCAGCATAAATGCGTCCTGAGTGGCCGATTCAAGGCTCCGAGCCGGGAAGTGCCCTGCCAGGAGCCCTGCGGGCGACTTATACTTTTGCCAGCGCGTCCTTCAGCTGGTCGATGAGCCCGATCGGCGTAGGGTCGACGCCACGCAGGTAGGCGGCGTACAGGCTCGCCCAGTCGCCCAGGTTGATGAGCGACACCATCCGGGTCAGACGATGGTCGCCCTCGGATTGGACTTCGGCCCAGCTGCCGGCGCGCGTGTCGATGAGGGAGCGGGTTACGTTCATCCGGTGCTGGATACGCGGGTGGTCCTCGCGGTCCCGCAACACGATCACGCCCATGTGTTTCTGGAGCGATGGCGCGCCGGTTTGCTCCCAACCCATGATCTCGTTGTGATTCAATTCGGGGTACAGGTTGCCCGCGGCCATCATCTTACTATTTTCCTGAAATTGGCCCCGCCAACGCAGATTGACGGCCTCGAGCAGTCCGTTCGAGCTATACACGAGCGGTATCCGTCCGACGACGCCATCCGCGATCGTCCGGGCGAGGTGGGTGGACGCGGGGTCGCTGTACCGCGCTGTCTGTGCACGCAGGAGGGCGTCTGCCTCGTCCCACGCGCCGTCGGCCACCTGGATGAGGCCCATTTTCCGGGCAAATACCATCAACACGGCGAGCGAGTATCCGATGGCGGCGCGGGGCGACATACCGCCCGGGATCTGGGCGTAGGGTAACCCATGTTTCCGCGCCAGATCCAACAGTTGACCCCCGGATGCGATGCACACGATGGTCGCCTTCCGTGCGATGGCTTCTTCGAAGCCGGAAAGGGATTCCTCGGTGTTGCCCGAGAAGCTCGAAGCGACGACCAGCGTCCGGTCGTCCACGGACGCCGGAAGCGCATAGTGCCGAACGACCTGGATCGGAATGCGCGACTGGTCGACGGCGTAACACCGGAGCAAGTCGCCCGAGATGGCCGATCCGCCCATGCCGATCACCACCAGCTGGCGCATGGTTCTGGCGTCGATCGATAACGAGACGGCCTCGGCGATGGCGCGTCCCTGCTTGAAGTGGTCGGGGAAGCCGGCGACCAGGTCGTACATGCCCTGGGTGTCGATGCGGCGGATATCGGAAAGCGTCAGATTTGTTTGGGATTGCATAACAACGAGTTATAATGATCAGGCATACCCGATCGGATCAATGGACGGAAACTACTGAAACGACACATCCGCGGCCGGCCGAGACGGCCCTGTGATGCATCACGTGAGAGAGGCCTGGGGTGACGTGACGCCGGCGTCTGCGGCGCCTTCAGCGTCATCCCTCATGAACTGGAAATAGTCGATATCACGGTCTTTAAGCCAGCCAAGCAGGATGCGCGTGCGTGTCTTCTGATCGTGCGTCTCCATCATCTCCTGCGCCAGAAGAACAGCTTCCTGTCGTTCCATCGACCGGATCACGCGTTTGATTTCCGGCAAAAAAATGGGTGCGGCGCTCAATTCATGGACGCCGAGCCCCACAAGGACTGGGATGGCGCGTGGATCCGCCGCCAGTTCCCCGCACACACTGACCGGAATACCCTCCTGTTCCGCCGCCTTCACGATTCTGGCGATGAGAAGCAGCACGGAGGGGTGGAGGGACTGGTAGAGGCCGGAGACGAGGTCGTTGCCACGATCGACCGCCAGCACGTATTGCGTCAGGTCGTTTGTGCCGATCGAAAAGAAATCGACCTCACGGGCAAACCGTTCGGCCGCGAGGGCCACCGCCGGCACCTCGACCATGATGCCAAAAGGAATGGCCTCGTCGAACGCCAGACCCTCCTCGCGCAGCGCGACCTTCACCTCCGCGATGAGCTGCTTGAGTTGCATCACTTCCGACAGATCGGTGATCATCGGGACGAGGATGCGGACGGGACCGTGGGCGCTGGCGCGCAAAATGGCGCGCAACTGCGGCAACAGCAGGTCCTCCTGTTTATCCAGCAACACCCGGATACCGCGCCAGCCCAGAAACGGGTTGTGCTCCCGATGCGCCATGGGCAACATCTTGTCGCCCCCCAGATCTAGCAATCGCAGCGTCGTGGGACCGCCGCGATTGGCGAGCACGATGTCGCGGTAGGTGGCATACTGCTCATCCTCCGTACAGCTCAGCGTGCCTCGCATGAGAAACAGGAACTCGGTGCGAAACAGCCCGATGCCCTCCGCGCCATACTCTTCCACGAGCTCGATCTCCTCCTTGAATTCGAGGTTGGCGCGGAGGAAGATGTGCAAGCCGTCTTTGGTCTCGGACGCGAGCGGGATGTAGGCGCGTTGTTCCTCCAGAAGCCGCTGGTACCGCTCGCGCAGGCGTTCATACACGCGGAGCGTCTTTCGGGTAGGGTTGACGATCACCCTACCGTTGAAGCCGTCCAGGACGACCCGATCGCCTTGCTCCACCTCGCGACTGAGACGATGCATGCTCACCACCGCCGGCACCCCGAGCGCGCGGGCCATGATCGAAACGTGTGAGGTCGGCCCCCCGAAGTCCGTGGCGCAGCCCCGGATGTTACGCCGGCTGAACAGGATGACGTCGGCCGCTGTCAGGTTTTCGGCGACGACCACCGTCTCAGGTTCGATGGCCGAGATCAGCTTGCCGCGCCGGAGGTTGCGAATGATGCGGTCCTGGACGTCCAACAAATCGTTTGCACGCTCCCGGATGTACTCGCTTTCGCTGGACTCCATTCGCTGGCGGCTCTCCGTGATGGCCGACTTGACGACGTAGCCGGCGTTGATGCACTCACGGCGGATTCGGTCGATGACCTCTTGCTGGAACGCAACGTCTTGCAACATCAGGGATTGCGCCATAAAAATGCCAGCGCTGGTGTCCCCCAACTTCTCCCGTGCTACCGAGGCGATCTTTTCCAACTCACGCTCGGCGCTACTCACGGCACTGAGGAAGCGTGTGACTTCAAGTTCGACTTCTTCCGCCGGCACATCGTGCCGCTGGACATCGATGGCTTCGCGCGCGTACAGATACACCGGCCCGATGGCGATACCCTGCGACACGCCGATCCCGTGTAGGATGCGCTCGCCGGCTTCGGCGGGCTCGGCAGCGCCCCGTTCGAGCGCGTCATAAAAGCTCGGCCTGTCTGCGTGCATGGCGGGAGTACGTTCTGGTGGAAGCGGACGAGGTCGTTTTACTTCTCTTCGCCAAATCCGTCCGCGAAGATGCGGGCGATCTCATCGGCTGCCTGGTGTTCATCGGAGCCTTCAAAGGTTAGGGTAAGGATGGCGCCCTGTTCGGCAGCGAGCGTCATTACGCCAATAATGCTTTTGCCGTTGATCTCGTACCCGTCTTTTTTGATGTAGAAATCCGACTTGAATCGTGCGGCGGCACGCACAATCATGGAAGCCGGCCGCGTATGCAGCCCCGCCTTGTTGGTTACCGTTACTTCCCGAACGAGCATCTCCGAATCACATGGTTTACACTGAATGGTACGGCAGGCACGCCCTGTCGAAAACGGTCGAAAACAGCCGGGGACCTCACCGTCAGTGGATGCGATGCTGAAGACGGGCAATCAGATGGTGGAGCGTCGCGCGGGCGGACGACTCGGGCAACACGGCGAGGCCGGCCAGGGCGGCTTCGCTATGCTTGAGGACGGCGCGGCGGGCTTCCTCGAGCACGCCGAGTCGGTCCATCCGCGCCCTGGCCTCGCCAATCTCGGCTTCAGGCAGCCCAGGCGTGTCCACGATGCGTCGGAACCAGGCGCGATCGTCGCCTTCGGCCACTTCCAGCGCCCTGAGCAGAAGATAGGTTTTTTTCGCCTCTTGAAGGTCCCCCCCTACTTTTTTTCCCCACCGTGCGTCGTCGGCCACGAGATCGAGCAAATCGTCCTGGATTTGAAAAGCAAGCCCGACATGCCGGCCCAGATCGCGTAGCGCTTCGCGGAGCTTGGCATCGGCGCCGGCAATCCAACCGCCCAGTTCAAACGACGTTTCGATGAGCGCGCCTGTTTTCCGATAGATCATCTGAAAATACTCTTCAACCGTCACATCGGACCGGGACTCGAATTCCTTGTCCATCGCCTGGCCTTCACACAGATGGCGCACCATGCGGAAGTACGTCCCGAACAGGTCCGGCAGATGCGGGGAATCGACCCGGGCGAGCAGGTCGTAGGACAGGGCTACCAGGTAGTCCCCGCACAGAATGGCGGTGGACTCGTCCCACCGCGCGTGCACCGTGGCCGCGCCGCGCCGCGTGAGCGCATGGTCCATGATGTCGTCATGGACGAGGGTGAAGTTATGAAAGACTTCGACAGCCAGCGCCGCAGGCAACGCTCGGACCCGGTCGGCGCCGAGCGCCTCCGCCGTAAGGAGGAGCAACACGGGGCGGACTCGTTTACCGCTGGCCTGGAGGACGTATCGAACCGGTTCATACAGGGATGGTGGTTCCAGTGCCGGCTCGAGGCCGAAGAGACCGGCATCGACCAGCTCACGCAACGTCTGCGCCAGCTCATCGGGCGATCGGGCGGCGAGGGAAGCCTGCGGCATAGGAGATCGGAGGTGTGCCCGCGCGATCAGTCCGCTTCCGTGGCCGGGATATCGGCCATGATCAGATCCACGATGGCATCGTGGACTTCCTCTTGCGGCATCGTACCGTCGATACGGGCGTATTTCGGATGCCCTGAAAAATGGCTTTCGACGGGTTTTGTTTCTTCGTGGTAGATGCTCAGCCTTTTTCGAATGGCTTCCGGGCGATCGTCCGGGCGCTGTACGATGAGCGACGGATCCAGCGAGGCCGGCGGCGGCTCAAATTCGAGGTGGTAGTTCTCGCCAGTCTTTTTGTTGACCCTCCGGGCGGACAGACGCTCGACGATCACATCGTCGGGCACTACCAGTGAGATGATGGCATCCAGGGGCGCGCGATTACGCGACAGGAACTGCGTCAACCACTCCGCCTGTTCGACCGTACGGGGATATCCATCCAGGATGAATTGATCATAGCTCTGCTCCGCAATGGCTTCCTCCGTAATCTTCTTCATGACCGGGCCGGGCACCAACCGACCCTCGTTGATATAATCCTTCGCGATCGCACCCACGGGCGATTTCTCCACGATGGCCGCACGGAGCATGTTGCCCGTGGAGATATGCTTGAGTGTAAATCGCTCGATGAGCCGGCCGGCCTGTGTGCCTTTCCCGGCGCCTGGCGGCCCAAATATCAGGATGCGCATGATCTATTACTATCCGGTTGGATGCGGACTGTCACTTACTTCCTGGAGCACTAAAAAGGTTTCATCAAGAAAGCGAGTAGCTTGCCTGAGCCGTCGAGCCGGCGCCCCGTCGGCCCCATGCGCGATCAGCGGCCTGAGGACCGTCCGTCACCCACAGTGCTGTCGTTCGTAGGCGCCCCTCTGGCGGAAAGTCTTTCTTCCAGAAAGCCCAGAACCGACCTTCTAGCGAAGTCGATTGCAAGTCCAGAAGCTATACCAAATACCTTGCCCGCGATACCGCTTCCGCGAGAGGGTGGCAATGAGTCGGCCAACGAAGGGGCCACCTCGCGCACAGCCCCCAGCAGGAGGGTAGCCATCTCTGTATCGGAAACGTCGGCTTCCTTGCCGATATCGACCAGGCGATCCACGTATCCGCCGACCCGGGAGCGACGTACCGCTCCCTCCCGACGTTTGCCCAGCAGCAGCCCTATGGCTACGCCGGCAACCACGCAGGCGGTAACTCCTACCCAGGGTTTCCGCTTTACGTAATCGCGCACATCCTGGCCGGTTCGCTGCACTTCGTCCTGCAACGCGTCCAGATGCTTCGATATGGCTTCTTCTGACGCTACTAATTGCGCCTCCAGATCAGGCAGTTCCGTCTTCATGCCGTTCGAGTTCAGGCAGCGTAATCCGCCCGACGTCGGACGTTTCGCGCACGCCCTCAATCGGTATCGAACGTCTACCGCGTTTTCGATGATTCAGGGCAAACAGCAAGGCTGCGCCGCCAAACAACACCCCGCCTACGATGAGAAAGCCCCAGATGGGGCCCACCCACACACTCACACCGAGCGCCAGGGCAACCAGGATAAACTGCAGTCCGGCGAGGGCCACCACGCCGGCAAGCACATCCAGCGCCACCTGTTTTCCTTTCGCCTCCACCTCTTCGCGTACCCCCGCGACCGCTCGCTGGATCTTGAGATCGACCCATCCGCGCAACTCCTCCATGAGGCCCCGCGCATGGCCGGAAATACGCGTGAGTTTACCCTCGAGGTCCGGGCCGGCCTCGGGATCAATGCGTACTCGGTGATTGGTCTGCTCGTTCATCTTCATACGGCTTAGTCCAGCAACCTCACGGCGGCTGAGCGGTGTAATAGTGAACGTCTAAATCTACGCGCAAACGGCGGATTCGCAATAAGAAGCCTTATGTTATGCCTGGAGTACATGCCTCACCTACGCCCAACCCCAACAGCTTGAAGTTCACGCTGGCGCGCGGCCGGTTTCTCGAAGAAGGCATGGCGTCGTTTCGGTCGTCCGACGAGGCGGCAGGGACCCCTTGGGCCGAGCAACTATTCGCTATCGAGGGCATTGCGAATCTGTTCGCGATGCCGCAATTCCTCACCGTGACAAAAACGGCCCAGGCATCCTGGGATACGCTGTACGGCGAAGTCGAGGCTGTGCTCATGGCCTTTTTTGTAGCTGATCGCGATGTCTGAGTCTGTCGCCGTACCCCTTCCAACCTCCGACATCCCCTCCGGTTCATACCCTCTCCCCGCAACGTACCAGGAAATCGATCGTGTCGATGGCGTCCGGGCGCCAGTCCAGGGGGGGACGCTGAGCATCACCGGGCTGGCACCGAGCTACGTGCGTCTGCAGCCGAGGGCCCAGACGCTCTGTCATGGAGACGATCTGCAGATCGTCTCGCCGAGCCTCCAGCCAGGTCTCCACCTCTTCCAGGCGTGTATACTCAGTCCAGCGGATGTGGCCCGGCTCCTGGGCCTCCGGCTCACCCTTGCTAAGCAAAAAGGATAGGTCCTCGCCATAGGCATGCGGCATGCCCAGAGCCTGCAGCATGGCCTGACGCATCTTGAGCGAGGTGGGCGTTTTGTGATGGGCCGGAAATACGCCTCGAAAAGCGGCGAACGCCGCAAGCATGGCATCCGGCGGGGACCCCGCCGGCGCCCAGATCACGGCGACATTACGGCATCCCCTGCCCTCGTGCAACAGTGCGTCCTCGGCCATCGCTTCCAGTTCGTCCTCTGTCTCCCGACCATCGAGAATCCCCACCCCGAACCGGTGGCCCCGCAACAACCGGCACGCCGGCCCGATGCCCTTTCCCTCACACACGGCCTCGATCTGTTCCAGCGTATCCCCATGGCCACTTGCAATAACGGATTTTGCCATCCGGGCGGCCGAATCAAACGGAACAAACTGGACGGGCAACCCTTCGACCCGCGACGCCACGCCAGCCATAAATGCCGGCAACAGATGGGGAGAACGCGACGATAGTGCGCCCAGATACCGATGCCCCGTCAACACCACCGCGAGCACATCCTGAAACTCCACAAACG includes the following:
- a CDS encoding BamA/TamA family outer membrane protein, coding for MATFRQGVVTLLLGLLCVIQPAQAQYHFGRNKIQYENFDWQVMKTEHFDVLYYPEMQELAEYGAQFAETVYAELENRFNYTLNHRVPLIFYSSNLHFKQTNTTSGFIPDGVGGFFEFLKGRVVIPANGDIHKFRRVIRHELVHVFTFVKVLRVLKEYRIPANRLPPLWFTEGLAEYWSGEPDYQHEMVMRDAIFSNYLVPLESMHRISGTYLMYKEGEAVFRFISQTYGEEKILRLIDNFWKETDFRKVLELTLHEDFTRISDRWVAWMKEQYYPELATTAPPSLMSKPLSRPGFSSKPAFYEFADGTRKVYYIANRTGYTNLYEVKLDSLFRPTGKERVLIKGERDHRFEAFHFFESRTSISADGKLAFVTKSGGSNSLHVYDLVADRLAASYQFDDLIAVYSPSWDPEGEQLAFTSIDRSGFNDLYRFDTRTETLTKLTNDSYDERDPSWSPDGRHIAFSSDRTSSGDEGAYNLFTYGLDDGSIRYVTFGTQHDFSPQWTPDGRFLLYTSARRDSVGRFGPQNIWAIDMTQEIGVPPAVASASRTPIENLLTAPTLTRTASRLTDITTAAYDPVWTRDGRIVFTSFEQMSFTIRTLAGADSLLLHPSTEIEHPITLTGEHWAFDRIDAESEVTLNPYKRKYSLDVAQGMVSQNQVLGTYGGALVAVSDLMSNDRWFLTLFNLGRSRQDFLQSMNVAVTRVQTHRRTNYSYGLYRYGGERYDITDPDAPTSFPFVFETIYGGMGAVSYPISMFQRVELSTSLNWNHREIPVEQINREAILLSNTISLVHDNTLYGMNGPMQGWRANLTAGYTSDVRYSNVNYFSLMADIRYYLRLTRQLTFASRVVGRLNEGREARLFILGGSWDLRGQRLFSVRGKKMWFVSNELRFPILNNPTIYIPVLAPFGVANLRGALFFDAAHAWNDGYNDAQPNIRTGQTLGALGVGLRMNLFGGIVLRYDLGYSYRDWVPSDRMFRQFFFGYDF
- a CDS encoding bifunctional phosphoglucose/phosphomannose isomerase — translated: MQSQTNLTLSDIRRIDTQGMYDLVAGFPDHFKQGRAIAEAVSLSIDARTMRQLVVIGMGGSAISGDLLRCYAVDQSRIPIQVVRHYALPASVDDRTLVVASSFSGNTEESLSGFEEAIARKATIVCIASGGQLLDLARKHGLPYAQIPGGMSPRAAIGYSLAVLMVFARKMGLIQVADGAWDEADALLRAQTARYSDPASTHLARTIADGVVGRIPLVYSSNGLLEAVNLRWRGQFQENSKMMAAGNLYPELNHNEIMGWEQTGAPSLQKHMGVIVLRDREDHPRIQHRMNVTRSLIDTRAGSWAEVQSEGDHRLTRMVSLINLGDWASLYAAYLRGVDPTPIGLIDQLKDALAKV
- the ptsP gene encoding phosphoenolpyruvate--protein phosphotransferase, which translates into the protein MHADRPSFYDALERGAAEPAEAGERILHGIGVSQGIAIGPVYLYAREAIDVQRHDVPAEEVELEVTRFLSAVSSAERELEKIASVAREKLGDTSAGIFMAQSLMLQDVAFQQEVIDRIRRECINAGYVVKSAITESRQRMESSESEYIRERANDLLDVQDRIIRNLRRGKLISAIEPETVVVAENLTAADVILFSRRNIRGCATDFGGPTSHVSIMARALGVPAVVSMHRLSREVEQGDRVVLDGFNGRVIVNPTRKTLRVYERLRERYQRLLEEQRAYIPLASETKDGLHIFLRANLEFKEEIELVEEYGAEGIGLFRTEFLFLMRGTLSCTEDEQYATYRDIVLANRGGPTTLRLLDLGGDKMLPMAHREHNPFLGWRGIRVLLDKQEDLLLPQLRAILRASAHGPVRILVPMITDLSEVMQLKQLIAEVKVALREEGLAFDEAIPFGIMVEVPAVALAAERFAREVDFFSIGTNDLTQYVLAVDRGNDLVSGLYQSLHPSVLLLIARIVKAAEQEGIPVSVCGELAADPRAIPVLVGLGVHELSAAPIFLPEIKRVIRSMERQEAVLLAQEMMETHDQKTRTRILLGWLKDRDIDYFQFMRDDAEGAADAGVTSPQASLT
- a CDS encoding HPr family phosphocarrier protein; translated protein: MLVREVTVTNKAGLHTRPASMIVRAAARFKSDFYIKKDGYEINGKSIIGVMTLAAEQGAILTLTFEGSDEHQAADEIARIFADGFGEEK
- a CDS encoding polyprenyl synthetase family protein: MPQASLAARSPDELAQTLRELVDAGLFGLEPALEPPSLYEPVRYVLQASGKRVRPVLLLLTAEALGADRVRALPAALAVEVFHNFTLVHDDIMDHALTRRGAATVHARWDESTAILCGDYLVALSYDLLARVDSPHLPDLFGTYFRMVRHLCEGQAMDKEFESRSDVTVEEYFQMIYRKTGALIETSFELGGWIAGADAKLREALRDLGRHVGLAFQIQDDLLDLVADDARWGKKVGGDLQEAKKTYLLLRALEVAEGDDRAWFRRIVDTPGLPEAEIGEARARMDRLGVLEEARRAVLKHSEAALAGLAVLPESSARATLHHLIARLQHRIH
- a CDS encoding adenylate kinase, whose protein sequence is MRILIFGPPGAGKGTQAGRLIERFTLKHISTGNMLRAAIVEKSPVGAIAKDYINEGRLVPGPVMKKITEEAIAEQSYDQFILDGYPRTVEQAEWLTQFLSRNRAPLDAIISLVVPDDVIVERLSARRVNKKTGENYHLEFEPPPASLDPSLIVQRPDDRPEAIRKRLSIYHEETKPVESHFSGHPKYARIDGTMPQEEVHDAIVDLIMADIPATEAD
- a CDS encoding phage holin family protein encodes the protein MNEQTNHRVRIDPEAGPDLEGKLTRISGHARGLMEELRGWVDLKIQRAVAGVREEVEAKGKQVALDVLAGVVALAGLQFILVALALGVSVWVGPIWGFLIVGGVLFGGAALLFALNHRKRGRRSIPIEGVRETSDVGRITLPELERHEDGTA
- a CDS encoding NifU N-terminal domain-containing protein, with translation MPGVHASPTPNPNSLKFTLARGRFLEEGMASFRSSDEAAGTPWAEQLFAIEGIANLFAMPQFLTVTKTAQASWDTLYGEVEAVLMAFFVADRDV